The proteins below are encoded in one region of Paenibacillus albus:
- a CDS encoding DAK2 domain-containing protein has protein sequence MTKRFINGSDFMGMVLSGAENLQNNVERINALNVFPVPDGDTGTNMNLTMTSGKRELQSKPSPAVGKVAEALSKGLLMGARGNSGVILSQLFRGFSKSIGQLEQIDTHQFAAALQNGVDMAYKAVVKPVEGTILTVAKDAAKHAVFYAKRTNDLTELMTEVLEKANESLANTPNLLPVLKQVGVVDSGGQGLVCIYEGFLRAMNEEQGISADQSIGTEAAFPELFKAANTPAPTPTPAPAAAAPAFKRPAHANASAQSRLETEAIEFLYDMEFFINRKLGERSKLRFDEDLFKGMLSRDGDSILVITDDEIIKVHVHTRKPGDVLNYALPYGELTDIHILNMREQHRDLLHEEMAELSSTAASSDALHETAIVEEAALGLAVSEVLTGTQATSLSAEQAHEWAPFGIIAVAMGEGIGSIFLDNNVDVVLSGGQSMNPSTEDFVNAIDSLSAEHIFLLPNNGNIILAAQQAAELSERNVTVIGTKTIPQGLAAVLAFKEEGSAEENTEAMNTASKNVRSGQVTNAVRNTEIDDITIQEGDFIGIMEKSIVASSASLQETCQALLTRMLEDGGELVTILTGEQANAAETAKFIAWAKDTFDDAEFEVHAGGQPLYPYLIAVE, from the coding sequence TTGACTAAACGCTTTATAAACGGCTCGGACTTTATGGGAATGGTACTGAGCGGAGCGGAAAACTTACAGAACAATGTAGAGCGCATTAACGCGCTGAATGTGTTCCCGGTTCCTGATGGCGATACCGGAACGAATATGAATTTAACGATGACCTCCGGCAAACGAGAGCTGCAGAGCAAACCTTCTCCAGCAGTAGGCAAAGTTGCGGAAGCGCTTTCTAAGGGGTTGCTGATGGGTGCTCGGGGCAACTCGGGCGTTATTCTGTCGCAGCTGTTCCGAGGCTTCTCGAAGAGTATTGGGCAGCTGGAGCAGATTGATACGCATCAGTTTGCCGCTGCCTTGCAGAACGGCGTAGATATGGCATACAAGGCGGTTGTGAAGCCTGTTGAAGGTACGATTCTTACTGTAGCCAAAGATGCCGCGAAGCATGCAGTTTTCTATGCAAAGCGCACGAATGACCTGACAGAGCTGATGACGGAGGTGCTGGAGAAAGCGAATGAATCGCTTGCGAACACGCCTAACTTGCTGCCGGTATTGAAGCAAGTAGGAGTCGTTGACTCCGGCGGTCAAGGTCTCGTGTGCATCTACGAAGGCTTCCTTCGCGCAATGAATGAGGAGCAAGGGATTAGCGCCGATCAATCGATCGGAACGGAAGCTGCTTTCCCTGAGCTGTTCAAGGCGGCGAATACACCAGCGCCAACACCAACACCAGCACCAGCAGCAGCTGCACCGGCGTTTAAGCGTCCGGCACATGCGAATGCGAGCGCACAATCTCGCCTTGAAACTGAAGCTATCGAGTTCCTATACGATATGGAATTCTTTATAAACCGCAAGCTTGGAGAACGCAGTAAACTTCGTTTCGATGAAGACTTGTTTAAAGGTATGCTCAGCAGAGATGGCGATTCCATTCTCGTCATTACCGATGACGAAATTATTAAGGTTCATGTGCATACACGTAAACCGGGTGATGTGCTGAACTATGCGCTTCCATACGGTGAGCTGACAGATATTCATATTCTGAACATGCGCGAGCAGCACCGTGATCTGCTGCATGAAGAGATGGCTGAGCTGAGCAGTACTGCAGCTTCCAGCGACGCGCTTCATGAGACGGCGATTGTGGAGGAAGCCGCGCTTGGGCTCGCAGTTTCCGAAGTGCTGACAGGCACTCAGGCCACTTCGCTCTCGGCGGAGCAGGCACATGAGTGGGCACCGTTCGGCATTATCGCAGTAGCGATGGGCGAGGGCATTGGTTCGATCTTCCTCGATAACAATGTTGACGTTGTTTTATCCGGAGGACAATCGATGAACCCGTCGACAGAAGACTTCGTTAATGCGATAGATTCCCTCTCTGCTGAACATATCTTCTTGTTGCCGAACAACGGCAACATCATTCTGGCAGCTCAGCAGGCTGCTGAATTGTCTGAGCGTAACGTGACTGTAATCGGAACGAAGACGATACCGCAAGGCCTTGCTGCTGTTCTAGCCTTTAAGGAAGAAGGTTCTGCCGAGGAGAACACGGAAGCGATGAATACGGCATCCAAGAATGTTCGCTCCGGTCAGGTGACCAATGCGGTTCGCAATACGGAGATTGACGACATTACGATTCAAGAGGGCGATTTCATTGGCATCATGGAGAAGTCGATCGTAGCCTCTTCTGCAAGCTTGCAAGAGACATGCCAAGCGCTGCTGACTCGCATGCTGGAGGATGGTGGCGAACTCGTCACGATTCTGACAGGCGAGCAGGCAAACGCAGCGGAGACAGCGAAGTTCATCGCATGGGCGAAGGATACGTTTGACGATGCTGAGTTTGAAGTGCATGCTGGCGGTCAACCGCTTTATCCATATCTGATTGCAGTGGAATAG
- a CDS encoding Asp23/Gls24 family envelope stress response protein, producing MPLQINSELGNVFITDHVISVLAGSAAMDCYGLVGMASRKQLKDGIAELLGRDNLSRGVEVHRENDYLHIDLYIIVSYGTKISEVAHNIQSKVKYVMNEVLGVKVDVVNIFVQGVRVSR from the coding sequence ATGCCTCTGCAGATCAATTCGGAATTAGGAAATGTTTTCATTACGGACCATGTCATCTCCGTCCTAGCCGGTTCGGCGGCTATGGATTGTTATGGACTGGTAGGTATGGCTTCAAGAAAGCAGTTGAAAGACGGCATCGCCGAGCTGCTTGGTCGAGATAACTTGTCGCGCGGTGTAGAAGTCCACCGAGAGAACGATTACTTACACATTGATTTGTACATCATCGTGAGCTACGGCACAAAAATATCCGAGGTCGCACATAACATTCAATCCAAAGTGAAATATGTGATGAATGAGGTTCTTGGCGTCAAGGTAGATGTCGTCAATATTTTTGTCCAAGGCGTACGGGTATCTCGGTAG
- the rpmB gene encoding 50S ribosomal protein L28 — MSRKCFITGKGPGVGNNVSHANNKTRRSWGVNVQKVRILVNGKPKRVYVSTRALKSGQVTRV, encoded by the coding sequence ATGTCTCGCAAATGTTTCATTACGGGCAAAGGTCCAGGAGTAGGTAACAATGTCTCGCACGCTAACAACAAAACCCGCCGCTCTTGGGGCGTTAACGTACAGAAAGTTAGAATTCTCGTTAACGGTAAGCCAAAACGCGTTTATGTCAGCACTCGTGCTCTGAAATCCGGACAAGTTACTCGTGTATAA
- the spoVM gene encoding stage V sporulation protein SpoVM: MKFYTIKLPKFLGGFVKAILNTFQKN, encoded by the coding sequence ATGAAATTTTACACCATCAAGCTGCCGAAGTTTTTGGGTGGCTTTGTGAAGGCGATTTTGAATACGTTTCAGAAGAATTGA
- the rpe gene encoding ribulose-phosphate 3-epimerase, translating into MSIIAPSILSANFATLAEEIKDVERAGADWIHIDVMDGHFVPTLTFGPLVIGAVRSATKLTFDVHLMIERPELHIASYVAAGADRITIHAEACVHLHRVIHQIKEAGLPAGVALNPATPLNVLEHVLDDLDMILIMTVNPGFGGQQFIPQSVQKLRQLRALLEARGLGDMLIQVDGGINAATAPLVTEAGANVLVAGNAVFNERDRAAAIAALR; encoded by the coding sequence ATGTCTATCATTGCACCATCCATTCTGTCGGCGAATTTCGCGACACTTGCAGAAGAGATTAAAGACGTTGAACGTGCTGGTGCCGATTGGATACATATTGATGTCATGGACGGTCATTTTGTACCGACGTTAACATTTGGTCCGCTCGTCATCGGAGCGGTTCGGTCAGCAACGAAGCTAACGTTCGATGTGCATCTTATGATCGAGCGTCCGGAGCTGCATATTGCTTCTTATGTAGCAGCAGGCGCGGATCGGATCACGATACATGCGGAGGCTTGTGTCCATCTTCACCGTGTCATCCATCAGATCAAGGAAGCAGGACTGCCGGCAGGCGTTGCGCTTAATCCGGCGACACCGCTGAACGTTCTGGAGCATGTTCTGGACGATCTGGATATGATCCTCATAATGACGGTCAATCCGGGCTTCGGAGGGCAGCAGTTCATCCCACAATCAGTTCAGAAGCTTCGTCAGCTGCGTGCGCTGCTGGAAGCGCGCGGGCTCGGCGATATGCTTATTCAAGTCGATGGTGGTATTAATGCAGCCACAGCACCGCTTGTGACCGAAGCTGGCGCGAATGTTCTAGTAGCTGGCAATGCGGTCTTTAACGAACGGGACCGTGCAGCGGCTATCGCGGCATTGCGCTAG
- the rsgA gene encoding ribosome small subunit-dependent GTPase A, which translates to MAIRPPQTSSQRSQKTSSQLTKQQSNKESQTGRIIKALSGYYYVRPIDAASDEPTIQCRARGIFKKRGESPLVGDVVEFEETENGEGAVNSISTRSSELIRPPVANIDLAVLVFSVTEPTLNLQLLDKFLVHIEHAGIDALLCLSKQDLTEDGEETEEARQALSDVLRVYEPIGYEVLVTSSKQGEGTGALSERLKGHLAVFAGQSGVGKSSLLNALVPGLTLETNEISNRLGRGKHTTRHVELIDIGGGYVADTPGFSQLDFAELGIEELGSCFREMKELSSSCKFRGCTHLHEPDCAVRDALENGEIAPSRYSNYEIFMAEMKEKKRRY; encoded by the coding sequence ATGGCAATACGACCACCACAAACGAGCAGCCAACGCAGCCAGAAGACAAGCAGCCAGCTGACCAAACAGCAGAGCAATAAAGAATCGCAGACAGGGCGAATAATCAAAGCGTTAAGCGGCTATTATTATGTTCGGCCCATTGACGCAGCTTCGGATGAGCCGACGATTCAGTGCAGAGCGCGCGGCATCTTCAAGAAAAGGGGCGAATCGCCCCTTGTTGGAGATGTCGTTGAGTTCGAAGAGACGGAGAACGGCGAAGGTGCAGTAAATTCGATCTCGACTCGCTCTTCGGAGCTTATTCGCCCGCCTGTTGCGAATATTGATCTGGCTGTACTCGTATTCTCAGTGACCGAGCCGACGCTTAATTTGCAGCTGCTTGATAAGTTTCTCGTTCATATTGAGCATGCTGGGATTGACGCGCTGCTATGCCTCAGCAAACAGGATTTGACGGAAGATGGCGAAGAAACGGAAGAAGCGCGTCAGGCACTAAGCGACGTGCTTCGTGTCTACGAGCCGATAGGCTACGAAGTGCTTGTGACCAGCTCCAAGCAAGGCGAAGGGACTGGCGCCTTATCTGAGCGTCTGAAAGGGCATCTTGCGGTGTTTGCCGGCCAATCAGGCGTTGGTAAGTCTTCGCTCCTGAACGCCCTTGTTCCGGGACTGACCCTGGAAACGAATGAAATTAGCAACCGGCTTGGCCGGGGCAAACATACAACACGCCATGTAGAGCTTATTGATATTGGCGGCGGCTATGTTGCAGACACGCCAGGCTTTAGCCAATTGGATTTTGCCGAGCTTGGCATTGAAGAGCTGGGCAGCTGCTTCAGAGAAATGAAGGAGCTTTCCTCTTCTTGCAAATTCCGTGGATGCACACATTTGCACGAGCCGGATTGCGCCGTGCGAGACGCGCTTGAGAATGGCGAGATCGCTCCAAGCCGCTACAGCAACTATGAGATTTTCATGGCTGAAATGAAAGAGAAAAAGCGGAGGTACTGA
- a CDS encoding Stp1/IreP family PP2C-type Ser/Thr phosphatase produces MIVAYRSDVGRIRTINEDTAWSELLADSGLALAIVADGMGGHKAGEVASGMAVDTFREALDGIPSTLTLEERKTLMSQAILQANEAVYEAASSNEQYHNMGTTVVAALIQDDTAVIGHIGDSRVYKWRDQVLTQLTDDHTLVNELVKSGQITLEEAATHPRRNVITRALGTDEQVEVDIICTGWRADDVLMLCSDGLTTMVSPSEIIGTLEQNELSLDQKADRLLQLALEAGGDDNITVILLHHAEDTKQEE; encoded by the coding sequence GTGATAGTCGCTTATCGAAGTGATGTTGGGCGAATTCGAACAATTAACGAGGACACAGCGTGGTCGGAACTGTTAGCAGATTCCGGCCTCGCCCTGGCGATAGTTGCCGACGGCATGGGCGGCCATAAGGCTGGCGAGGTTGCCAGCGGGATGGCTGTCGATACTTTCCGTGAAGCGCTGGACGGCATTCCATCCACGCTTACGCTGGAAGAGCGAAAGACATTAATGAGCCAAGCGATTCTGCAAGCAAATGAAGCGGTCTACGAAGCCGCTTCGAGCAACGAGCAGTACCATAATATGGGTACGACGGTCGTTGCAGCACTAATTCAAGATGATACTGCAGTTATAGGACATATTGGCGACAGCCGAGTTTATAAATGGCGAGACCAGGTGTTAACGCAATTGACAGATGATCATACCCTTGTCAATGAGCTCGTGAAATCCGGTCAAATTACGCTTGAAGAAGCAGCAACGCATCCACGCCGTAACGTCATTACACGAGCTCTGGGAACAGATGAGCAAGTGGAAGTGGACATTATTTGCACGGGCTGGCGTGCGGACGATGTGTTGATGCTGTGCAGCGATGGGTTGACGACGATGGTCAGTCCTTCCGAAATCATAGGTACCTTGGAACAGAATGAATTAAGCTTGGATCAGAAGGCTGATAGACTTTTACAGCTTGCCCTGGAAGCCGGCGGAGACGATAATATTACGGTCATTCTGCTGCATCATGCCGAAGACACAAAGCAAGAGGAGTGA